A window of Mucilaginibacter paludis DSM 18603 contains these coding sequences:
- a CDS encoding N-acetyltransferase codes for MTIQDFDIQVATGQHVEYAQAICDEMAESAKARGTGIARRSPEYVADKMLEGKAVIALYKDGTWAGFCYIETWSHGDFVANSGLIVNPEFRKVGLAKAIKHKVFELSRTKYPHAKIFGLTTGLAVMKINSDLGYEPVTYSELTQDEDFWKGCTSCVNYDILMSKGRKNCMCTAMLFDPAEKQKEYEEKMKKITHKATLLERIENALKKIGQDY; via the coding sequence ATGACCATACAAGATTTTGATATTCAGGTTGCCACCGGACAACATGTTGAATATGCACAGGCGATATGCGACGAGATGGCCGAATCAGCAAAAGCGCGTGGTACGGGTATAGCCCGCCGTTCGCCCGAATATGTGGCCGATAAAATGCTGGAAGGCAAAGCTGTAATTGCTTTGTATAAGGATGGCACCTGGGCGGGTTTTTGCTATATTGAAACCTGGAGCCACGGCGATTTTGTGGCCAATTCGGGTTTAATTGTTAATCCCGAATTCAGAAAGGTTGGTTTAGCCAAAGCCATCAAGCACAAAGTGTTCGAATTATCGCGCACTAAATACCCGCACGCTAAAATATTTGGTTTAACTACGGGCCTTGCGGTAATGAAAATCAACTCCGACCTGGGCTACGAGCCCGTAACCTACTCGGAATTAACGCAGGACGAGGATTTTTGGAAGGGCTGTACCAGCTGTGTAAACTACGATATTTTAATGAGCAAAGGCCGCAAAAACTGCATGTGTACCGCCATGCTGTTTGACCCAGCCGAAAAGCAAAAAGAGTACGAAGAAAAAATGAAAAAAATTACGCACAAAGCTACCCTGCTCGAGCGGATTGAAAACGCATTGAAAAAAATAGGACAGGATTATTGA